The Labeo rohita strain BAU-BD-2019 chromosome 14, IGBB_LRoh.1.0, whole genome shotgun sequence genomic interval attgttaaaatctgaatttataaaacatttctaaataatGACATATACCGACAATCAATATTGTtttcaattgtttttattttgtaagtatGGTCCGAACTCGTACAGCAGCAGCAGCTACAACAAACTGGGGAGAAAATACTCTAAAAATACAGCATCCATACATGAAATTTAAACctgtaaacacacactcacacaaactaAGGCCACTTTTTGGAATAGAAGACTGTACGTTTCACATACGACAGCGGCACACCTTTTGTTGTCAAGACAAAAGTCACAAACATACGCTCATCATCTAGACTCAACATTAAACATGTAAGTTAATACTTTGGCCAATTCAGAGATACTGTACTGTATTTCCAATGAGACTGGATGATTGGAAATGCCACATCTCTCATTTTCCATCCGCGTTCGTATGACCTCTTTCTCCTCTGCTGCACAGTATATTGGTAAACATTGCTCTCCTCTACtctttatgtttttgtatttctattttttccTCTGTTCCCCCTTTACTGGGCCGCCGAGGCTTCGGTTTTCCCCCCAGTAGTCACCAACTGTATGAGGCTGCCTGAGGCTGGCCGGCCTGACCCAGTGGCCCAGCTGTAGAAGGTTctggagagacagagagagaggggggcaTTGAGAGACAGGTGTAAAATGATGGTGGTGCGAGTTGGATGGAGAGAGAGCTAGATAATGAGAACGCAGATGGGAGgagggagacagagagaggaaAATAAGACACGAACGACAAGCCTTGTCTACTCAGGAACATTCGGGAGAAACTGTAGAAGTTTCAAGCCCACTGTAGCAACTGAAGTGAGACTACACATTAATTACCTCTAACACAAAGACTATTTATACTCTTCTATCACTCATGTGCTTCTCTAATCCAGCCGGGTTTGCTGTGTCTGGGATTATGGAGTCGCAACAAATCCTCATCCTAATCTGTGCTGACTGGCAGAGGAGATTTTCCATACTGGCCACATCTGAGCGAAGCACAGAGATGCGTTCAAAAAGTACAATCGCTCATAGGTAGAATCACTGTGTGAGATCTTTTGAGAGGCATTTGTGTTAATATCAGCTCTGCTGAATATCAAAAAGCATGCGTTTCTCTAAGAGGTCTGTTCTTGGGTTGATGCTTGACATTATCCACTCAAATTCGGATGTAATTCAATCATTCATGCAGGGTATGTTTGCTTCTAAGAGGCTTTTACAGTTGCCTGTGGCTTTTTTGGTTAATATtactgaatcaaatcaaatgtaacatttgagGAAGGTTTTTAAGTCCTGATTTAAAACACTTCTATTATGCGAAAGCGAGATATTCTGTTGAACGCAAATCTAGGATAATGATAATTCTAACATGAGACCTATGTGAAGTAATTCACAACAGTGGATTAATgtgtatttcaaaatattcagaTCATCTCCGAATAAAAGACATCAAGTTATTTGGAAGAACATTACTGCCCTCTTCTGGTGAGAAATGGCCACTTTCTGATTTATCCAAGTGTTGAGGCTTCTATTATATCCAAACAGGTTAAATCTGCAATTTACGACATTGTCAGCAAGCATAATGAAATCTGCTGCTCAGTGGACATGAGAAACCTGAACTCACTCTGCAATGTATTCCAGCGGTGTCCAGCTCCCAAAATCTGCGTCAGGCATGAATTTCCTGTTCATTGGTGTATCCAAGGTAACCCTGGAGGATGATGTCATAATGTTGTTATCTCGGTGGAAGATGAGACTGTGAAACAGAGCCTGCGGCAATAGCTTAGACTAGCATGGCCAACTCACAGCCCATATGTTCAGTTAATGCAAACAGACAGCAGTCAAATGTGTACCATGCAGGTCACTAACAGTACAAATGACTACAAATGctcacacacaccaaaaaagGATAGAATTCATTTAgatatgcatgttattttatatttaatactgacctgcataagatatttcacgtaaGAGATGTTTGCATATGatccacaagagaaaagaattgaatttataaaaatgaccgttcaaatgtttacatacacttgattcttaatactgtgttgttacctgaatgatccagagctgtttttttaggttgttgttgttattttttgtttagtgatatttgTACAcgagttcttcagaaaaatccttcaggtcccaaaatgtattttttttttttttttcagcattttcatgtatttgaaccttttccaacgactgtatgattttgagatccatcttttcagactgaggacaactcatatgcaactattacagaagattcaaatgctcactgatgctccagaaggaaaaacaatgcattaaggaccagggggtgaaaacttttggaatttaaaaaacagggtaaatttaatgttttttgctgAATGtgaatatcttctgtagcctctgaagggcagtactaaatgaaaaaaatatgatatttagacgaaataagaaaaatgtacacaacttcattctgttcaaaagttttcactccccagcttaatgcatcgtgtttccttctgaagcataagtgagcatttgaaccttctgcaatagttgTGCATAAATcattcagttgtcctcagtgtgaaaagatggatctcaaaatcatacagtcacagGGCTCTCAAGCTTtagaaaaagtttggagtgagattatATCTGTTAGGAGAGGAGCCCCTCGGCCTCACACAATTCTCTCCAGTTTTTGCTAGAAGTAaaattttatctattgttcatgactgaccagcacaaaataaaaactataccaACTGGTAAGTTTGATtaaagtcaaattcataaaaaataaaataaaatgtcttgtatatttaaaaaatacaaatataaaatatcaaaaatcaaAGAAATTTGGCCCCAAATGAGCCAATGAACAGCAGTGCTCAATGTACATATTGTAGGCCTACACATACAGTATTGCAGAATTTGCCCTGAACATGTCAagctgtttgtgtgtgagagagaaagtaCATGTTTCTGCTTATGAATGGCATCTTATATTGCAAGTGTTTGTTGCACATATTGATGTCTTGATGATAGTGGTAGGGCCTCAAACTTAactagtaactagttacatgtaataaaattatataatttaattacaaaataattgtaactaATCGGTTACAGTTGCTGAGAATGTatagttaaattacagttatgaaaattacaaaggggttacatctgaatattttcacacagatttgattaatttctttcctaaattgcattgactgctctaaaatatgagacaaaatgtttcagaagtttaggacacaaaataggacacatgcttattcaataactgatttatttccatatgtgggtttatgtatatgctttatttttttaagattaactgttttttcccccaaggcattgttagatgccagtgtttccagtcatagctatgcaaggatttgattataaaaatggTATCATAGATATTAATCTACATattctgattttaaatctgtatttaacctaacCTAGGACCTAaggtctgattttgtggtggctgtgctttaaaattaattattgtaatcTTAATTCAACTGTTAAAGGATTTTGTAAGTCTGACAGTACtaagtgttgagtgctactgtaaccctgcctgctttaaaagtttcaaaaggATTAACAGTTAAAAACATTAGTTAGAAATTTATTTAGTGCTTTCCTTAGTTTCCACTAGCCAAAACTTAATTAAAGCTGTTGGAGAGCTAATAATTTTGCATGAATTTGGCTATATTCCCCAACATCAGCTCTCACTATCTTTGATCACATGCAAGTGATTTCGTCCAGGAATCgtaaaatgaaggaaaaaacaGAAGAATGGGTTAcctactgcatttattttgttagtttttagtaAATACAAATGGCAACGTCCGCTCCGTGACCGCAACGCGACCACCGAAATACaaggtgtggcgtgagagcgtgtgaactggttgaaatgcGTGTCACATGGTGAATGCGtgagacttgagagccctgcaagtcattgttggaaagggttcaaatacacaaaaatgccaaaaaaacaaagaatttgtaggacctgaaggatttttatgaagaacaacaggcagttcaactgttcaggacaactatcaccaataaaaaaaacaaaaacaaaaacacagctgtggatcattcaggtaacaacatagaaTCAAATGTgtgcaaacttttgagcagggggcatttttatgaattcaactattattttctcttgtgaactaaatgtaaatgtgttttatgtaaaatatctccaaataaaccaaataaaaaaagcattttgcatgatccctcttattttggtaaaataatgaccattttgcagattctgcaaaggtgtatgtaaacttttgactttaattgCATACACAACACAGATTAATGAATACTAAAAGACAGGCCTATGCacatttatgcacattttggtGTTATTGAGAACATGTtgatagtaaaaatatgtaataaattgcCGTAGCTCTGAAATATATCTATGCTTTCACAACAATATTAAGcaaaacaactattttcaactctattaataataagtaatgtttcttgagcagcaaatcaggatattagaatgatttctgaaggattacgtgacactgaggactggagtaatggctgcagaaaatttccatcacaggaataaactacactttaaaatatgttaaaatagaaaacactattttcactaaatataatattttacagaattattttactgtattttttgattaaagaaatgaaggcttggtgagcataagagacttcttacgGACCTCAAACTTTTTAAGAAGTACTCAATATTTTCATTGGATCTTGGAAGGAAGCATAACTAAAACAGACAGATCAGTGTATATAGACAGATATGATAGATTGACAGATGCTCTTACGGAAGAATGGCCACAGCGACAGCTCCAGATGGAAGACCGCTGTTCTCTCCAGCCAGACTCTTGCACAACTGATGGACTGCAGCCTTGGCCATGCCGTACCCAACCATACCTACATCcagacagaaatataaaaaagtgaATGGAGCACAGAGCCCTCTTCACATGTTGAGTGCTGCAGCTCTCGCTCTATAAAGCAGACTATGGGACACAATGCATGCGCACACAGCACTTGAGAGCATGCCAGCTACACAATTTGCCTAACAATATCTCACAGACAACAGCTGTTGCTTTGAGGTTTGGTCAATAATCATTTGGTTGGATGCCTCAAGCGGAGAATAAAATGGATTTTGCAATACAAAATAAGATAATTGAATTTGATTCCTCCTACGCAGACTATTTTTCGGTAAAGCTCATGTGCAGAAATACCAGTGTATTTAAAAGGGTCACATCATGAGGAATTAATTTTGATTTTCCAATGCACTTTGACATTTAAATTGTAACTTAAAGGAACAgctgacccaaaaataaaaattctgtcattaattactcaccctcatattgttccaaacccataagacttttgttcttcttcagaacacaaattaagatttttttaattaaatccaagagcttctgtccctgcatagacagcaatgcaactgacacattcaaggcccagaaaggtagtaaggacattgttaaaataatcattttgacACCAGTGATTCAACCTTAATTgtacaaagctacgagaatactttttgtacacaaagaaaacaataataaaaacttcGACTCACATTCATGGGCGTACCACGACACATGTGTGGTGCTGATGTTCTGATGTAGAACATCCATCTCTCTTATTTCATTGTCTGTACATTCTGGTttaaataagtaaggctgggcaaaaaattgcaagtcatcctctctgttgAAATCTTCAGATATGTTTacgaagactgttttatgtacagtgtgtgttcttctgcttgtaaacaattctatttttgttttctttgttttgatataaaatcatttattttattttacttgtaattattttgttatcATTCTAGGGAATTGATAGGAGAAAGaaaattgtaaaacaaaaaagcaatattgtttacaaacacattttgtataatgtacattttctgtaataaaaagaacagcagtttaaaaatatttattactttttagtacaaaaaaatttatcttaaaggagaacttccagaacaacaattcacaaataatttactcacccccttgtcatccaagatgttcatgtctttctgtcttcagtcgtgaagaaattattgtttttgaggaaagcatttcaggtcATCCTGAAATTTCAGTTTGTGCAGCTGAAATTTCAGTTTGTGCAgattcaaaggactctaaatgatcccagccgaggaagaagggtcttatctagcgaaacgatttgtcattttttttcggaaaataattttttaaaatattttttaagcacaaaagcttgtgtagcacaggctctgggatgcgcgttcacgacgctacgtattACTGAATCaagtcgaaaggtcacgcggaacgtagacggaactacagacccagtgtttacaaagcgaacgcgcaaagactaagaaagtgcaagtaagtttgtaaacgctgtttacaaaccaaaagggacgatgtcctcctctcaagctGTAGGataaaataagatggagtttttcgccatactcagtacacagaagATGAACTTACaagtgattcgtagtagtgatgggaagttcggatcattttacagactcggaactttgagtctcgttcagcaaaatgaacaaatctttttgagtcattttgttcattttagcaaaatataaataaaatattacgtgttacttccctaacacatctactgcttacacaaatgttgatcacatgacaaacaagacaaaactataatgctataagaaacagaaaagatgaattcattgtttacctgggtctttagtctatgattagctcacctcacctcttatctgacaagtttttgggtttgagtcgttcattcatcatgtgacagccccataagatgaatgaacgactcgaaaaacccgaagactcgaaacaggtgaactaattccagtacagaacctaataggatgttgcgcatacgCGACTGAACAGATCACTCCCCAAGATGACTCGTTCtttccgagtcacattaaagattcgttcaaaatgaaagaatcgttcaagaacgacccattactaattcgtagcatcgtggacgcacatcccagagcctgtgctatatGAGCTTTTGTGCCgatcgtttggctagataagacccttcttcctcggctgggatcgtttagagccctttgaagctcaatggggcaccaatgaagtccattatatggagaaaaatcttgaaatgcttttctcagaaaccttaatttctttacgactgaagacagaaagacatgaacatcttggatgacaagggggtgagtaaattatttgtaaattgtaaattctGGAATTGGAGGTCTCCTTTAAGGAAGCAAGGaaggaataaatgaatgaatgaatgaatgaattatccctttaaatactaaataaaaaatgttaatataaattgATGATGGAGTATTACTGGGAAtattctagatttttttttaaataatgtttgtttgaaaCGTGTTTGTCTTTCCAGCTCCCCCCTCTCTAGATGTTTGTTGGTTTGGCATCTGGCATCAATAACTAGCAAGCCTGATGTAATAAGGGAGTAATTGCTTTTTTtcaagaattatttttttcagcctCAAACCAAAAATGCATGGTAGCTGTTccaaaaaaacaccctttaaaACCCACATAGCCAATAAGAAAGAGGGGAGGAGAagctttatattttttcttttcaatattCTCTAAACCTTGAGAATTCAGTGTTTTGTGATCGTTTCAGCCATACAGCATGACCCCTCATACCTGAATGAACTTTGTGGGTCAAAATTTAATCACATGTTCTGTCTCTCAGGATTTGGCTTAAACTCTCTTTGGTATGTCTGATATCCAGACTGAAGTTCAGCTTTGAGGTTAGTTGAACACAGCATACCAGGACTTTGCAACTATCTCAGCTAAGCACAGATTGTAtgctttatatttaaagttaaatgcataattaaaacatattctaaaataaaaaataaattcacctaaaaatcattcaaaaagcACCATTAGATATTCTAAGGGTTTGTGTGGGACTTTatttaagaatttatttttactactcttaattttctatttgaatttaggTTGGGTTTTACCTCCATCAGAGCACCACTATTTCAGCTTGTGGTGTGACTAGCACATGATCATGTACGGTTTTAAAAGCTGACAGCCCTATCAGAAATGTTCACCAGAGCTTGCTCCTGTCTCTTTGAACAAGATACATCAAACGGTCCAACTAGAGGTTCCCTTCATATCATATCAAAGCGGTGTTCTTCGCTGCAGGGCATTTCCTGTCTAAATCAGTTCTGTGTGGGTAAGGAATACAAACTCCTAAACACAGTCCACATGTGTTGCCGTTTCCAAAAAACCTGCTGACTCATTCCCCCTCCCTGGCCCCTCAGCCAATGAGAGCAGTCTGCTGATGCTGAAGGTTCTGAATAGGCTAGAGGCGACCTCTGTTGTGTGCCGTATTGAGTTTTGTCACTAAAGACATAATGACATGAGTTGAACATTTCACATCTGAGGCTATGAAAAGGTTTGCGATGAGTACAATGAAAGTGACAGCCAAAACTATATACAATTTCAATTGCAGCCTTGCTGTTATAAACAAACGCTATTACTGACTTCACACACCTAAGGGGAAAAACTCATGAAGACTGAAGTGTTTTCCTACATAAATGATATTAGTTAGCCACCTTCACACAATAAGTTCAAATTTTGAAGTGTCCTCAGGTAAACCTGTgctgaaaatacatttacaacgTGTTTTCCAGCAGCCAACACATCTCAGGAGTGTAAGGATAGATACTCCTACTGTACCTGGAGTGCCTTCCAGTGAGGCCTTTGCTCCAGAGAGGGTCAGCAGGCCTCCTGGCTTAAGATGGAGCGACGCAAGATGACTGGAAATGGTGGAGGTCCAAACACTCTGTTTCCACATCATATCAGAGTTCTTATACAAGTCTAAAACAagtaagagagagaaaaagtttATATCACTCCAGTAAAACCAATTATATTATGAACTGATTGAAATCTATTATTTgaaatgtgaccatggaccacagaaccagtcatAACGTATTACcaaataaatgagctttccattgatgtatggtttttaggataggacagtggttggcccgagatacaactatttgaacatctggcaactgagggtgcaaaaaaatctaaatactgagaaaattgcctttaaagttgtccaaatgaagttcttagcaatgcatattactaatcaaaattatgttttgatatattcatggtaggaaatttaaaaaatatcttcatggaacatgatctttacttaacatcctaatgatttttggcataaaagaaaaatcaataattttgacgcatacaatgcatttttggctattgctacaaatatacctgtgctacttactattaattcaattttactaatttattaataatagtatagTACTCTCAGCTCTGTATAACACATTTAACCATGTTccacaaaaatgcatcaaataaattcatataaataattacataaatttgataaaaataactttcatttcatttcataaa includes:
- the qdpra gene encoding quinoid dihydropteridine reductase a, which encodes MAAANRVLVYGGKGALGSACVHYFKSKGWWVASIDVVANEEANANILVKLCESFTDQAAQVTSDVATLLGEHKVDAIVCVAGGWAGGNCSSKDLYKNSDMMWKQSVWTSTISSHLASLHLKPGGLLTLSGAKASLEGTPGMVGYGMAKAAVHQLCKSLAGENSGLPSGAVAVAILPVTLDTPMNRKFMPDADFGSWTPLEYIAETFYSWATGSGRPASGSLIQLVTTGGKTEASAAQ